The following proteins are encoded in a genomic region of Salminus brasiliensis chromosome 17, fSalBra1.hap2, whole genome shotgun sequence:
- the tmem9b gene encoding transmembrane protein 9B produces MYPRSLRVAGGLFTVVCFLLMLSSQKAEAKKSEDIRCKCICPPYKDIDGQIYNQNVSLKDCNCLHVVEPMPVEGKDVEAYCLRCECKYEERSSGTIKGTIIIYLSVLGLLLLYMVYLTLLEPILKRRLFGHSQLIQSDDDVGDQQPFANAHDVLSRSGSRPNMLNKVEHAQQRWRRQVQEQRKSVFDRHVVLS; encoded by the exons ATGTATCCGCGTAGCTTGAGGGTCGCTGGCGGTTTGTTCACGGTGGTTTGTTTTCTCTTGATGTTGTCATCACAGAAAGCAGAAGCTAAG AAATCTGAAGATATTCGATGCAAGTGTATCTGTCCACCTTACAAAGATATCGATGGACAGATCTACAATCAAAATGTGTCACTGAAGGATTG CAACTGCCTCCATGTAGTGGAGCCAATGCCAGTTGAGGGAAAAGATGTGGAAGCTTACTGTTTGCGCTGTGAATGCAAGTATGAGGAGAGAAGTTCTGGGACAATTAAA gggaccattattatttacctgtctgttctggggctgcttctGCTCTACATGGTTTATTTGACGCTGCTAGAGCCCATCCTGAAGCGACGCCTCTTCGGCCACTCACAGCTCATCCagagtgatgatgatgttggG GACCAGCAGCCATTTGCTAATGCCCATGATGTGCTGTCTCGCTCGGGCTCTCGTCCAAACATGCTGAACAAAGTGGAGCACGCTCAGCAGCGCTGGAGGAGGCAGGTCCAGGAACAGCGCAAGTCTGTGTTCGATCGCCATGTGGTGCTCAGCTAA